The segment TAGGGGACGCAGAAGTTCATGAGCCCCTCGATGTTCCCGAGTTGGACCTTGAGCGTAACCACCAGCACCATATCGGAGAATGTTCTGGCGGATATGCTGGGCGTAAGCCGGACCCCCGTAAGGGACGCCCTAAGGCGCTTGGAGATGGACGGGTTCGTTAGGGTCATACCAAATCAGGGTGTGG is part of the Acetomicrobium sp. S15 = DSM 107314 genome and harbors:
- a CDS encoding GntR family transcriptional regulator translates to MLGVSRTPVRDALRRLEMDGFVRVIPNQGV